The Vibrio agarivorans genome window below encodes:
- a CDS encoding polysaccharide deacetylase family protein produces the protein MNHKFFTLPLLMFTSAANADALNVLIFHHVDDSTPHSTSTRVDDFIKQLDAFEQQGYEIVDLQTSVREVQSGQETQQKRLALTFDDGFRSVCDTAYPILKERNLPFTVFVTTDPVDANYQGYCDWEQLREMSKNGATIANHTLDHAFLVRESLQDTDWFQSATRNIEQAQLRIEQEIGHAPMLFAYPYGEYNHELRDWLKAHGYIAFGQQSGSIEQHSDWQALPRFNAAGNYASVSSLRFKTSARALPTDFSALPDPVVTDALPPLTVELTPSDEAHYPHLQCYFNGQSVELDWHDDTRFTVLPPKELVNGRHRVNCTAPHRNGSPFYWLSQQWLVVNP, from the coding sequence ATGAACCACAAGTTTTTTACTCTTCCTTTACTTATGTTTACATCGGCAGCGAATGCTGATGCCCTCAATGTTCTTATTTTCCATCATGTCGACGATTCAACACCACACTCTACCTCAACACGCGTGGATGATTTTATAAAACAGTTAGATGCCTTTGAACAGCAGGGATATGAAATCGTTGATTTGCAGACTTCGGTTCGGGAGGTACAGTCAGGTCAAGAGACACAACAAAAGCGACTGGCTCTCACGTTTGATGATGGATTTCGCTCTGTATGCGACACCGCGTACCCCATCCTAAAAGAACGCAATCTGCCTTTCACCGTCTTTGTTACGACCGATCCAGTTGATGCCAACTATCAGGGCTATTGTGATTGGGAACAGTTGCGCGAGATGTCGAAAAACGGCGCAACGATTGCCAACCATACGCTTGATCATGCTTTTCTGGTGCGAGAGTCTTTGCAAGATACAGATTGGTTTCAATCTGCGACGCGTAACATTGAACAAGCCCAGTTAAGAATTGAGCAGGAGATTGGTCACGCGCCGATGCTGTTTGCCTACCCTTATGGCGAATATAACCATGAGCTACGCGATTGGCTAAAAGCACATGGGTATATTGCCTTTGGTCAGCAGTCAGGGTCGATAGAGCAACATAGTGATTGGCAAGCCCTGCCTAGATTTAATGCAGCGGGTAACTATGCGAGTGTCTCATCGCTGCGTTTTAAAACTAGTGCTCGTGCTTTGCCGACAGACTTTTCAGCGCTGCCTGACCCAGTAGTAACAGATGCACTACCGCCGCTTACGGTTGAATTAACTCCATCCGATGAAGCTCACTACCCTCATCTTCAGTGTTATTTTAACGGCCAGAGTGTTGAGTTAGATTGGCATGACGACACCCGCTTTACTGTACTTCCGCCTAAGGAGCTGGTGAATGGTCGTCATCGCGTTAACTGCACAGCCCCACATCGCAATGGTTCACCGTTTTACTGGTTATCGCAGCAATGGTTAGTGGTTAATCCATAG
- a CDS encoding M20/M25/M40 family metallo-hydrolase: MTQINQQRLVDHFIELVKIDSESGNEKQIAETLTEQLGNLGFTVHKLEMPEGYTNGFNVYARLEGKLDDSILLSCHMDTVAPGNGIEPVIEDGIIRSAGDTILGGDDKSGIAAIMEAVRVIKEQNADHKTIELAFTVYEEGGLYGSKFFDMTNVTSNKAIVLDSGGPIGTIINVAPGQQSLKVTIKGRPAHAGLAPEQGISAIGVAADAIANMKLLRIDEETTANIGTVNGGQATNIVMPELKIAAEARSLCDKKLEAQVAHMVETFQAAADKHGAELEIESNRAYNAFKIDESDAHIVDVKSAFEAIGIEPQCQPTGGGSDANNFFAKGINTLNLSTGMAKVHTTEEYIAIDDMVKISDFIRQYITR; this comes from the coding sequence ATGACTCAAATTAACCAACAGCGCCTTGTCGATCATTTCATTGAACTCGTAAAAATCGACAGCGAATCAGGCAACGAGAAACAGATCGCTGAAACACTAACAGAACAACTTGGCAATCTTGGTTTCACGGTGCACAAACTTGAAATGCCAGAAGGTTACACCAACGGCTTCAATGTTTATGCACGTCTAGAGGGTAAACTTGATGACAGCATTCTTCTAAGCTGCCACATGGACACAGTCGCTCCAGGTAACGGCATTGAGCCTGTTATCGAAGATGGCATCATCCGCTCTGCTGGCGATACTATCCTCGGTGGTGATGACAAATCAGGCATCGCAGCTATCATGGAAGCGGTACGTGTGATCAAAGAACAGAACGCTGACCACAAGACCATTGAACTTGCCTTCACCGTTTATGAAGAAGGCGGTCTATACGGCTCTAAGTTCTTCGACATGACTAACGTAACGTCAAATAAAGCGATTGTTTTGGACTCAGGCGGTCCAATTGGCACAATCATCAACGTTGCTCCCGGCCAACAGAGCCTTAAAGTGACGATCAAAGGTCGTCCTGCGCACGCTGGCCTCGCGCCAGAGCAAGGTATTAGTGCTATCGGTGTCGCTGCTGATGCTATTGCTAACATGAAGCTACTGCGCATCGATGAAGAAACAACAGCGAACATTGGTACCGTTAACGGTGGTCAAGCCACAAACATCGTAATGCCTGAGCTGAAAATTGCTGCTGAAGCGCGTTCACTTTGCGACAAAAAATTGGAAGCACAAGTTGCTCACATGGTTGAGACATTCCAAGCGGCTGCAGACAAACACGGTGCAGAACTTGAAATCGAATCTAACCGTGCTTATAACGCATTTAAGATTGACGAGTCTGATGCTCATATCGTTGATGTTAAGAGCGCTTTTGAAGCGATCGGTATCGAACCACAATGCCAACCAACAGGTGGTGGTAGCGATGCAAATAACTTCTTCGCGAAAGGTATCAATACGCTAAACCTATCTACCGGTATGGCAAAAGTTCATACTACTGAAGAGTACATCGCGATTGACGACATGGTGAAGATTTCTGACTTCATCCGTCAATACATCACACGCTAA
- a CDS encoding nitrous oxide-stimulated promoter family protein produces the protein MNKPPASQLLIGSLETEFLTVSHMVYLYCQKHHQGTAICEQCQALLNYAEVRLDRCPYGESKPACNQCPIHCYKPEQKAEMKAVMRYAGPRMLLHHPILAIRHLVTERKAFPKKPPVGVSNRAKRKSKIKN, from the coding sequence ATGAATAAGCCACCAGCAAGCCAGTTACTTATAGGAAGCTTAGAAACCGAATTTCTCACCGTTTCTCATATGGTTTATCTCTATTGTCAAAAGCACCATCAAGGCACCGCTATCTGCGAGCAGTGCCAAGCACTACTCAACTATGCCGAGGTGCGCCTTGATCGCTGTCCCTATGGTGAATCAAAGCCCGCGTGCAATCAATGTCCGATTCATTGTTACAAGCCAGAACAAAAAGCCGAGATGAAAGCGGTTATGCGCTACGCTGGCCCAAGAATGCTCTTGCATCACCCTATTCTTGCTATTCGACATTTGGTAACAGAACGAAAAGCTTTTCCGAAAAAGCCACCTGTCGGCGTTTCAAATCGCGCCAAGCGCAAGAGTAAAATCAAAAACTAA